The window AGAGTGCCAAAAGCAAATCAAAGTTTTCTAAAAGCTCCTTTAAATCCTTCAAAAACCTTGCTGCATCGGCTCCATCTAATGCCCTGTGGTCAAATGTTAGTGATAGCCCCATTGCAGGATAGAACTTTATATGTCCATCTTCTTCCTTAGGCCTTTGGACAATTGTATTTACACCCAAAATCCCTGTCTGAGGAGGATTTAGGACAGGCGTAAAACTTTCTATGCCAAAGCTTCCTAAGTTAGTGACAGTGAATGTTGCTCCTTTCAAAAGGTCTGGTGAGATTGTTCCTTTTTTGCAAAGGCCAATTAGCTCCTTTGCTTCTTTTGAGATTTGACTCAAACTCTTTTGGTTACAATTGAATATTGTTGGTACCATAAGACCACGCTCTGTGTCAACTGCAAACCCAAGATGAACATTCTTGAAATATCTCATTTTATCATCCAAAAAATGGCTATTGAGCAACTTATGTTTTGGTAAAACCCTTGAGACAGCAAAAAGGATTACATCGTTTATTGTGATATCCTCAAGTCCCAGTTTTTCTCTGTTTTCTTTTACTTTCTTTCTAAACTCAAGGACTTTACTTGCATCAAATGATGTATGTAATGTCAGCTGAGCTGTTGTGGTAAGTGATAGATACATAGCCTTTGCGATAGCCTTTCTGATGTTAGATAGCGGCACATCTTCATATTCTACATTCTGCCCAGAAGACTCAGAAGTTTTTGAGACATAGCTTTCCTGCTTTGCCCTTTCAATGTCAAAA is drawn from Caldicellulosiruptor diazotrophicus and contains these coding sequences:
- a CDS encoding dihydrolipoamide acetyltransferase family protein — translated: MATPVIMPKQGQTVESCIITKWHKKKGDKVEVGDLLFSYETDKASFDEEAKVSGVLLDIFFEEGEEVPVLTNVCVIGEPGEDVLKFNPKTFLEDQKDHISHLQTAEQDVPMETQTEISKHYSPIEGKIKISPRAKNLAEKLNVDFRFAKPSGPDGRIIERDILKLFESGPVFTSAAKQEAKEIEDVEVLDPTGIGGRITTFDIERAKQESYVSKTSESSGQNVEYEDVPLSNIRKAIAKAMYLSLTTTAQLTLHTSFDASKVLEFRKKVKENREKLGLEDITINDVILFAVSRVLPKHKLLNSHFLDDKMRYFKNVHLGFAVDTERGLMVPTIFNCNQKSLSQISKEAKELIGLCKKGTISPDLLKGATFTVTNLGSFGIESFTPVLNPPQTGILGVNTIVQRPKEEDGHIKFYPAMGLSLTFDHRALDGADAARFLKDLKELLENFDLLLAL